The Dictyoglomus sp. NZ13-RE01 genome contains a region encoding:
- a CDS encoding LacI family transcriptional regulator — MKREKNKLTINDIAKLAGVSKGAVSYVLNNKPGVSEEVREKILRIIEEYGYKPNKLAQALAGKKTNFIALVIPDISDVFYAKIIKGVEKTLSRHGYFLNLYSTHANPEKEHQVFDFLNMGIVDGVIVMAYHIDEGFINKIIDSKIPFVFIDYPYDGENIYSVVVDNEDGGFKATEYLISLGHREIAFIHGSKEAWDSEFRFRGYLKALEKYNIPFNEKLVLRGDFTREGGYKAVKSLLSTGEKFTAIFSANDHMALGAIKALKEEGLRVPEDVSVIGFDNIEASVLSNPPLTTIMQPIYQLGEVSAKILIRLLSGEVLEQKKYFLKTQLIERRSCSRI; from the coding sequence ATGAAGAGAGAGAAGAATAAGCTTACAATTAATGATATTGCTAAACTGGCGGGGGTCTCTAAAGGGGCTGTATCCTATGTATTGAATAACAAACCAGGGGTTAGTGAAGAGGTCAGAGAAAAAATTCTTCGTATTATAGAAGAATATGGGTATAAACCTAATAAGCTGGCACAAGCCCTTGCTGGAAAGAAAACTAATTTTATAGCCCTTGTAATACCGGATATAAGTGATGTCTTTTATGCAAAAATAATAAAAGGGGTTGAAAAAACCTTAAGTAGACATGGATACTTTTTGAACCTTTATAGTACTCATGCTAATCCAGAAAAAGAACATCAAGTTTTTGATTTTCTAAATATGGGTATTGTAGATGGAGTAATTGTTATGGCTTACCACATCGATGAAGGCTTTATAAATAAAATTATAGATTCAAAAATACCCTTCGTTTTTATTGATTATCCCTATGATGGTGAAAATATTTATTCTGTTGTTGTAGATAATGAGGATGGTGGTTTTAAGGCAACAGAATATCTTATATCCTTGGGACATAGGGAAATTGCGTTTATTCATGGTTCTAAGGAGGCATGGGATAGCGAGTTTAGATTTAGAGGATATCTTAAGGCATTGGAAAAATATAATATTCCTTTTAATGAGAAGCTTGTTTTAAGGGGTGATTTTACAAGAGAGGGAGGATATAAAGCGGTAAAATCCCTTCTTAGCACTGGCGAAAAATTTACTGCTATTTTTTCTGCCAATGACCATATGGCATTGGGCGCTATTAAGGCATTAAAGGAAGAAGGATTAAGGGTTCCAGAGGATGTTTCTGTTATAGGCTTTGATAATATTGAGGCAAGCGTATTAAGTAATCCTCCCCTTACTACAATAATGCAGCCTATCTATCAATTAGGGGAAGTATCTGCAAAGATTCTTATAAGACTACTTTCAGGTGAAGTTTTAGAGCAAAAGAAATACTTCTTGAAGACGCAACTTATTGAGCGCAGGTCATGTAGTAGAATTTAA
- a CDS encoding ABC transporter substrate-binding protein yields the protein MKKFGLILLLLLVSVFVMTQINAASPIKVVIWEQDDPTGDELMDKWAQEINKLYPDIVVERVHYSTEDLRSNFQTAALAGKGPHLVYGPYDNIGPFVTMGIIQPLDNFVPKDFLAKFDPTALKGNMYQGKLWALPDRIGNHLCLLYNKKLVKVVPRDMDTFIKLAKSLTKDINKDGKIDQWGLVYNLNEPYWLPPFLGGFGGWVMDDNANPTLNTDAMVKALQLVQDFKFKHKIVPPDCDYNLADTLFKEGKAAFLINGPWSFAGYVEAKVDFGVTRIPKINETGLWPTPMSGMKGYSVSKIVTDPKEKDAVLKVLMYFTDEKAQKEMLRKVKWLPTNKNALKDPFINEDPILKGSAYQLEVAKPMPIVPEMRAIWDAIRGPQELVMAGKMTPKDAAEAMQKDAEKRIKEMLGK from the coding sequence ATGAAAAAGTTTGGTTTGATTCTTTTGTTACTTTTAGTTTCCGTTTTTGTAATGACTCAAATCAATGCCGCTTCTCCAATTAAAGTAGTAATATGGGAACAAGACGATCCAACAGGCGATGAACTCATGGACAAATGGGCACAAGAAATAAATAAACTCTATCCTGATATTGTAGTTGAGAGAGTACATTATAGCACCGAAGATCTAAGAAGCAATTTCCAAACTGCCGCTTTAGCTGGAAAAGGACCTCATTTAGTTTATGGACCTTATGATAACATTGGGCCTTTTGTTACAATGGGAATTATTCAGCCCTTGGATAATTTCGTTCCAAAGGACTTCTTAGCAAAATTTGATCCCACTGCCTTAAAAGGAAATATGTATCAAGGAAAACTTTGGGCACTTCCTGATAGAATTGGAAATCACCTCTGCCTCCTTTACAACAAGAAATTAGTAAAAGTTGTTCCAAGAGATATGGATACCTTTATTAAATTAGCTAAATCCTTAACTAAGGACATCAACAAGGATGGTAAGATAGATCAGTGGGGATTAGTATACAATCTAAATGAACCCTATTGGCTTCCACCATTCTTAGGAGGATTTGGTGGATGGGTAATGGATGATAACGCAAACCCCACTTTAAATACAGATGCAATGGTAAAAGCATTGCAACTTGTACAAGACTTTAAATTTAAGCATAAAATTGTACCCCCAGATTGCGATTACAACTTAGCAGACACATTATTCAAAGAAGGGAAAGCAGCATTCTTGATAAATGGTCCTTGGTCCTTTGCAGGATATGTGGAAGCAAAAGTAGATTTTGGCGTAACTCGTATTCCTAAGATTAACGAGACAGGTTTATGGCCTACTCCAATGAGTGGTATGAAAGGATACAGTGTTTCTAAAATAGTAACCGATCCAAAAGAAAAAGATGCTGTTCTTAAGGTTTTAATGTACTTTACCGATGAGAAGGCTCAGAAAGAGATGCTTAGAAAAGTTAAATGGCTACCTACCAATAAGAACGCCTTAAAAGACCCATTTATAAATGAAGATCCAATACTTAAAGGTTCTGCATATCAGTTAGAAGTTGCAAAACCTATGCCCATTGTTCCTGAAATGAGAGCTATTTGGGATGCTATTAGAGGTCCTCAAGAATTAGTTATGGCAGGAAAGATGACTCCAAAAGATGCTGCAGAAGCAATGCAAAAGGATGCTGAGAAGAGAATTAAAGAAATGCTAGGAAAGTAA
- a CDS encoding ABC transporter permease — protein sequence MQRKKIIPYLLIAPAMLIMIAVTFYPLVYSFYIAMTNMSMYSFFNPKFIGLENFKKIFSDIEFYILFFRTVIWTVVNVFFHVVIGVMLALLLNKRLPGSGLFRILLILPWATPQYIVALTWRNMFNFRYGAINLLLEKIGLQPIPWLSDPFWAFVAVIITNIWLGFPFMTVVTLGGLQAIPPQLYEAADVDGANPRQKLFKITLPLLKPVLIPAITLGVIWTFNMLNVIFLITRGGPGEKTHILVTKMYTSAFDFYRYGYASALSVVVFIILLIFSAFFIKLSQSREVAR from the coding sequence ATGCAAAGAAAAAAAATTATACCATATCTTCTCATTGCTCCAGCCATGCTAATAATGATAGCAGTAACTTTTTATCCTTTGGTTTACAGTTTTTATATTGCAATGACCAATATGAGTATGTACAGTTTCTTTAATCCCAAATTTATTGGCTTAGAAAACTTCAAAAAGATATTTTCCGACATAGAATTTTATATTTTATTTTTTAGAACTGTAATTTGGACTGTTGTAAACGTCTTTTTCCATGTGGTTATTGGAGTTATGTTAGCCTTATTGCTAAACAAAAGACTTCCTGGGAGCGGATTATTTAGAATTCTCTTGATCCTTCCATGGGCAACTCCCCAATATATAGTGGCACTAACCTGGAGAAATATGTTTAATTTTAGATATGGAGCCATCAATTTATTATTAGAAAAGATAGGTCTGCAGCCTATTCCTTGGCTTTCAGATCCATTTTGGGCTTTTGTTGCCGTAATAATAACTAATATTTGGCTTGGATTTCCATTTATGACAGTTGTAACCCTTGGAGGGCTTCAAGCTATACCTCCTCAACTTTATGAGGCTGCAGATGTGGACGGTGCAAATCCAAGGCAAAAATTATTTAAGATAACTTTACCATTATTAAAGCCTGTTTTAATACCCGCTATCACATTAGGTGTGATTTGGACCTTTAACATGTTAAACGTTATTTTCCTAATAACTCGTGGAGGACCTGGAGAGAAAACCCATATATTGGTAACTAAGATGTATACTTCTGCTTTTGATTTTTATAGATACGGATATGCATCCGCACTATCAGTCGTAGTATTTATAATTCTCCTTATATTCTCCGCTTTCTTTATAAAACTAAGTCAAAGTAGGGAGGTAGCAAGATGA
- a CDS encoding ABC transporter — MISNIFAYLILILFSLISLYPILNVLSVSLRPYNRVFVTSLRIIPEDASLENYYVLFTKRPFLRWMLNSIIVSVSVSIIGVAVASLAAYGFSRFKFIGRQISLLSFLVTQMFPPAMFLIPIYLLLNKFNLLDSFRGLIIPYIPLVLPMAVWILKGYYDSIPIDLEEAARIDGATLLGAFYRIVLPLASPALVITFLFSFMSAWSEYIIARVVLSKVELFTLPLGLANLIINEFQTDWGTYSAGALIVTIPVLIIFLSISKYIVGGLTLGGVTGE; from the coding sequence ATCATATCTAACATCTTTGCTTATTTAATTCTCATTCTATTCTCTCTTATTTCCCTATATCCTATTTTAAATGTACTTTCAGTCTCACTAAGACCTTACAATAGAGTATTTGTAACCTCCCTAAGGATCATTCCTGAGGACGCATCCCTTGAAAACTATTATGTTCTTTTTACCAAAAGACCTTTCTTAAGATGGATGCTAAACAGTATCATCGTATCTGTTTCTGTAAGTATAATAGGAGTTGCAGTTGCATCCTTAGCTGCCTATGGATTTTCCCGTTTCAAGTTTATTGGAAGACAAATTAGCCTACTTTCCTTTTTGGTAACCCAAATGTTTCCTCCTGCCATGTTTCTAATTCCTATATATCTCTTATTAAATAAGTTTAACCTTTTGGACAGTTTTAGAGGCTTAATAATTCCATACATTCCTTTAGTTCTACCTATGGCAGTTTGGATTTTAAAAGGATATTATGATTCTATCCCTATAGATTTAGAAGAGGCAGCACGCATTGATGGAGCAACCTTATTAGGAGCCTTTTATAGAATAGTCCTTCCTTTAGCATCTCCAGCTTTGGTAATTACCTTTCTCTTTTCTTTTATGAGTGCATGGTCTGAGTATATTATTGCAAGAGTGGTTTTAAGTAAAGTAGAACTTTTTACCCTACCTTTAGGACTTGCGAACCTAATAATTAATGAATTTCAGACAGATTGGGGAACATACTCTGCAGGAGCCTTAATTGTAACTATCCCAGTTCTAATAATATTCTTAAGTATTTCCAAATATATTGTAGGAGGTCTTACCTTAGGTGGAGTTACAGGAGAATAA